The Geobacter metallireducens GS-15 region CAGCAAGGAGGGGAAAGAGGCCGAGCTCAACTACAAGCTGGGGCTCCAGCTCCCCTACATGTTCATCGTGAGCCGCCTCGCCCACTACCTGAAAGTCATCCAGCGGGAGCACATCGGCACCTGGAAGGAGCGGGGCGACCTGGAAAACGAGCTGAACCTCTGGATCCGCCAGTATGTCTCCGAGATGGACAACCCCATGCCCGGCGTGCGGAGCAGAAGGCCCCTGCGCCAGGCCCAGGTCACCGTAGAGGAAGTCCCCGGCGAGCCCGGCTGGTACCGGGTCGGCCTTAAGGTTACCCCCCACTTCAAGTACATGGGGGCTTATTTTACCCTCTCTTTGGTTGGAAAGCTGGATAAAGAATAAGCTCGTACAGTCGTGAGCGATGAATTCACGGTTTATGTGTTTGCAATACGGCCCATCCCTGGCCGCGTATCCCACACCACAAGGAGGAAGTAATCAATGGCAATGCCCGCACACCTCACCCTCACCGGTGAAAAACAGGGGAAGATTGACGGTTCCTGTGAACTGCAGGGACGTGAAAAAACCATCCTCGTCTACTCCATGAATCACGACATCCACATGCCGAAGGATCCCCACTCGGGGCTTCCCACCGGCAAGCGGGTTCACGGCCCCCTGAGCATCGTAAAGGAGTTCGACGCCAGCTCCCCCAAGATGTACCAGGCCCTCTGCACTGGTGAGCACCTAAAGGACGTCACCCTCAAGTTCTACCGCATCACCAAGCAGGGGACCGAGGAGCACTACTACACCATCAAGCTCGAAGACGCCATCGTGGTCAGCATGAAGCCCTACATGCCGGTAACACTCCTGGAGGAGAACAATCCCTACCGCCACATGGAAGAAGTGGCCTTCACCTACCGCAAGATCAAGTGGACCTGGGAGCCCAACGGCATCGAAGCCGAGGATTCCTGGAGCGTGCCCAAGTAGTTAGTTGTCCGATGTTCCTCCCTCCCCGCTGGCGGGGAGGGAGGGATTCCACAGCTCCTTAATCATATGAGTCTCTTGTTGCTCTTGTCTGAATTGAGCGAATCCTACTTTAGACTGATAATCCTTGAAAGGAAGGAACATGCCAGTCGCACAGTACGCGATCGGACCACCAACTCGGCCGAAAAACATTCGACACGATAACGGATTTCTTGATTCTTTCGCTCGGCGGAAGCCGACGGCAAAGGATTATGAGGAGTATGCCCGCTGGATTTCCCGGCTGGAGGGTGTTGAGGCGATTCAGGGTGTCCCGTTCGTGCCCCACAACAACCTTCCCGACGCCCTCGCCGCGTACCGACATTTCTTGCGAGGGAATGGAAAAGATCATCTGTTTTCGTATGAGCGTTTCGTCTCGAGTGATCCGAGCGGTGCGGTGATCCTTTCAAGTGCTGTTCTGGATGCACGGCAGGGAGCCGAACTTCTCTATGGCGAGTACTTTAAGGGACAAAGTCCTGTGCTTTTTCAGATGAGCGGCAGTGCAATCCCTGTCGGAAGCATCCGCTATCCGTCATTTCCTTATCCCAAGACAGAAAACTGGCAAAAAGCCATAGGAGCCCACGTCATCTGGCTAAGTGCGGATGTGGATGTGGAAATCGCAAATGGCGTGCATTCCTTCGTCATGCAGATGACCCTCCATGCCGAAGACCGCTACAATTTCAATCCCGGCGCCGCAGACATAGCGAGCGGAATCCCGGACTCGGCGAATGGAATCTTTGAGGTCACCGGCCTGGCACACCAGTATATGAATACCTCGACGATCAACCGCAGGGTTGAGTGGGTCGGGCTCGGTTCCCCCCAAGGTATCAGTCCAAAACGTCGAAGCACGGACTTCACGAGAGAGAAAGCCTGCGGACAATCGGCGCATTCGTAACAGACTGTGACACCGTAGAGGAAACTGCATGAGTGTTAGAGGATTTGTACATTGTTGTGTGGCCTTGGCGGTGTTGATCGCCGGGCTTGCCTGCGTCAGCTGCACTGAGGGCCAAGTGCCCAGGAGGAGTGCTGCCATGAGGACTGATGTTGCCGGGCTATCGAAATTGATAGCTCTTCCGTTCCCGCCGAAAGCCGCTTGGTGGAGGATTGTCGAGAGAGAAGGCTCCGGGGCGATGGGACCAGCGGACTGGGAACTCATGGCAGTCGTGCAGTTTTCATCTCAGGATGTCGAGGCGATAATCAGCAAGTCCGAGAATCAGCGTTCGGACCCTCCGGAGAATATGGCCGCCGGGTCCCCGGCGATGAGTGAAATTCTGCGCGATCATGGACCCGTCGGAGAGCGACTCTATGGCGCGGACCCCTTTGTAAAATCGCCGCTTCTGGAAGGCTTCTTTGCTCGGGTAAAGGGGGCGAACAAGTTGCTCATTTACCTGTCGACCTGCTGATTCAATCAGGTTTGCATCCATTGCTCATGAAGCCTTAACAGGCCGTTGAAAAACTCCTTCATTTCCAGGGCAATCCCCTTCAAGGAGATCATTTTAGGCCGATAGTTGCATTGATCTCGCCCTATTCGTTCTTTGAAACTTTGCTTTTTACCTTGATTTGGCCTTTTCGGGCGGGCTTTGCCACCAAGAGTCGCATTATTCCCCTGATTATGCCGTTTTCGTCCCGAGATTGCGCAGCCGGACCAGATTGTATGCCGCAATGGCCATGGTGAAGTACCAGTCGACTTTCGCTATTCCCCGATGCCGGGTCTTGCGGAGATTGCCGACAGTCTTGAGCCAGCCGAAGGCCTCTTCGATCCGCTTGCGAATCCTCAGGCTGGTTTTGTAGCCTTCGTGGCGGGTAGTCCTGCCATCGATGGCTGAGCGGCGGTTAGCGGTGTTCTGAGCAATGTGAGGGGTTACCTTGAGTGCTCGC contains the following coding sequences:
- a CDS encoding Hcp family type VI secretion system effector, which codes for MAMPAHLTLTGEKQGKIDGSCELQGREKTILVYSMNHDIHMPKDPHSGLPTGKRVHGPLSIVKEFDASSPKMYQALCTGEHLKDVTLKFYRITKQGTEEHYYTIKLEDAIVVSMKPYMPVTLLEENNPYRHMEEVAFTYRKIKWTWEPNGIEAEDSWSVPK